Part of the Oncorhynchus masou masou isolate Uvic2021 chromosome 24, UVic_Omas_1.1, whole genome shotgun sequence genome is shown below.
ctcaggtcttagaggagatggagagagagtttgggatCTCGTACCCGTCTGGTCTGCCCCCCGAGGAGCGTCAGCAATACCAGAAGGACATCCTGGCACTTCACCAGCGGAACTGTGACCTGCGCAGCAGCCTACAAAGCAGACAGGAAGAACTAGAGGGGGCAAAGGTCACGGTGGGAGACATAGAGGTTGAGAGGAACAGTCTACATGAGAGGGTAGGTGGAAGTGCAACAGGCTACATCTCAATAATCCTAGATCTAAAAGGATTTGTGTAATCAGTTTGGTGAAAACTCCACAAACTAGCCAATCAGAGCTAGCTAGGGAGAGCTATGACCACACAGTTTACTGTGTCTTTCTGATCTAGCATCATAATGATTTGGCTGAAACCATAATGGTCAAACTATGTCTGTCTGCTGGCGAATGGCTAAACTCTCTTTGTCTATGGGTCTGGTGCCAGTTACTGGGCCTCCATAAGGCGTGGCGATCAGgcagcctctctcctccctacagctcTTCAGGGAGCTCCAGTGGTGTGGTTCTGAGTCCTGGCTGGGCCTCCCCTGGTTCCCCTGGTTCCCCTTCATTCCTTggctctcctcccttccccgGGTCACCCCTGTTCCTCAGAAGACCCATCGCCATGGGGATCTTCCCGGCCCTCTCTACTGGGGGGGACATATCCTCCTCGGCCTCTCCATCACCCTCCCCCTGGCCTGGGAGTGTCCCACAAGGCAGCCCCTGTCGTAGCCCCAGCCCCAGCGTCAGCCtggagggtgagacagacagactacagaggtaCGTACAACTGAGAGGGTTAAATTACAGATTTACAACATGGAATAGATCCCAGATCTGCTGGTGTGGGTCAGTGTTTCCcaagtggtgtgttgtgtgttgttgtgtggtgtgtgttgtgtgtcgtGACCCTGACCTCCCTCGTTAACCCCCACAGGtgtatagaaaggctgaaggcccGGAACGAGCGTCTGACTGCAGCTCTGgacaagagaaagggagagtctgAGCTGATCAGTATGACGCTCAGCAGACACGAAGCTGACAGCACAGCCCTGCAGATGGCTCTCCAatactggtacagacacacacgtggctatatacagggagtagacaataacatggctatatacaggaagtagacaataacatggctatatgcagggagtagacaataacatggctatatacagggagtagacaataacatggctatatacaggaagtagacaataacatggctatatacagggagtagacaataacatggctatatacagggagtagacaataacatggctatatacagggagtagacaataacatggctatatacagggagtagacaataacatggttatatacagggagtagaaaataacatggctatatacaggaagtagaaaataacatggctatatacagggagtagacaataacatggctatatacaggaagtagaaaataacatggctatatacagggagtagacaataacatggctatatacagggagtagacaataacatggctatatacagggagtagacaataacatggctatatacagggagtagacaataacatggctatatacaggaagtagaaaataacatggctatatacagggagtagacaataacatggctatatacaggaagtagaaaataacatggctatatacagggagtagacaataacatggctatatacagggagtagacaataacatggctatatacaggaagtagacaataacatggctatatacagggagtagacaataacatggttatatacagggagtagaaaataacatggctatatacaggaagtagaaaataacatggctatatacagggagtagacaataacatggctatatacaggaagtagacaataacatggctatatacagggagtagacaataacatggctatatacagggagtagacaataacatggctatatacagggagtagacaataacatggctatatacaggaagtagaaaataacatggctatatacagggagtagacaataacatggctatatacaggaagtagaaaataacatggctatatacagggagtagacaataacatggctatatacaggaactagaaaataacatggctatatacaggaactagaaaataacatggctatatacaggaagtagaaaataacatggctatatacaggaagtagaaaaatCGAGTCCATGtgtagggggaggggaggtaattgaggtagctatgcaCATGACTAGGCAACAAAAtagataaacagtagcagcagtgtatgtggtgagggtgaaagtgtgtgtgagtgtgtgtatgtgtgattgtgtgtgtgtggtgtcagtataCATGCGTGTACATGTTAAGTGTGTGCATGCGTTTGtagtcagtatgtgtgtgttgaggtgccagtgtaagtatgtgtcagtgtgtgggtagagtccagtatgtgtcagtgtgtgggtagagtccagtgtgtgtcagtgtgtgggtagagtccagtgtgtgggtagagtccagtgtgtgtcagtgtgtgggtagagtccagtatgtgtcagtgtgtgggtagagtccagtgtgtgtcagtgtgtgggtagagtccagtatgtatcagtgtgtgggtagagtccagtgtgtgggtagagtccagtgtgtgggtagagtccagtgtgtgggtagagtccagtgtgtgggtagagtccagtatgtgtcagtgtgtgggtagagtccagtgtgtgtcagtgtgtgggtagagtccagtgtgtgggtagagtccagtgtgtgtcagtgtgtgggtagagtccagtatgtgtcagtgtgtgggtagagtccagtgtgtgtcagtgtgtgggtagagtccagtgtgtgggtagagtccagtatgtgtcagtgtgtgggtagagtccaatgtgtgtcagtgtgtgggtagagtccagtgtgtgtcagtgtgtgggtagagtccagtgtgtgggtagagtccagtgtgtgggtagagtccagtatgtgtcagtgtgtgtgtagagtccagtgtgtgtcagtgtgtgggtagagtccagtgtgtgtgtcagtgtgtgggtagagtccagtgtgtgggtagagtccagtgtgtgtcagtgtgtgggtagagtccagtatgtgtcagtgtgtgggtagagtccagtgtgtgtcagtgtgtgggtagagtccagtatgtatcagtgtgtgggtagagtccagtgtgtgggtagagtccagtgtgtgggtagagtccagtgtgtgggtagagtccagtgtgtgggtagagtccagtatgtgtcagtgtgtgggtagagtccagtgtgtgtcagtgtgtgggtagagtccagtgtgtgggtagagtccagtgtgtgtcagtgtgtgggtagagtccagtatgtgtcagtgtgtgggtagagtccagtgtgtgtcagtgtgtgggtagagtccagtgtgtgggtagagtccagtatgtgtcagtgtgtgggtagagtccaatgtgtgtcagtgtgtgggtagagtccagtgtgtgtcagtgtgtgggtagagtccagtgtgtgggtagagtccagtgtgtgggtagagtccagtatgtgtcagtgtgtgtgtagagtccagtgtgtgtcagtgtgtgggtagagtccagtgtgtgtgtcagtgtgtgggtagagtccagtgtgtgggtagagtccagtatgtgtcagtgtgtgggtagagtccagtgtgtgtcagtgtgtgggtagagtccagtgtgtgtgtcagtgtgtggttagattccagtgtgtgggtagagtccagtgtgtgtcagtgtgtgacactgcctggtatatagatcctggatggcagggagctcggccccagtgatggaCGGGGCCGtaacctctgtagcgccttgcagttgTCCTACCAAGTAGGTATGCAGCTAGTCAAGATGTTCTCGTTGGTGCAGCTGTCTATgtgtttgaggatctgagggcccatgtcaTATCTTTTCAGCCTTATGAGGGGAacgaggcgttgtcgtgccctcttcacaactgtgtgggCATTGTTCATTTCTCAGGGATGTGGACACCGAGAAATCTGTAAGACCCGCTCCACCACAGCACCATCGATGTGGATGAGGAGCGTGCTCGCCCCtacgtttcctgtagtccgcaatcagctcctttgtcttgctgacgttgagggagaggttgttgtactgacaccacactgccaggtctctgacctcctccctgtaggctgcctCTTCGTCATCGGTGATCAGTCCTGCCGCCAGTCGTGTCGTCAgcgaacttgatgatggtgtttgGAGTCGTACGCTCTGTCGTAGCACTTAGTCTCGTCCGACCGGCCGGCTCTTTCTCTATCGAACATGAATATGTGGTAGCAATTGAGCCTGGGGATGAAGTCATGTAGCCCTGTAACCTATACGTGTGTTAAATGTACATACATTCCGTGGGGACACCTGTTCCTCTTTGACCATGTGCTCTgagagtgttgtcctgctgctgtATATGAAACGTTTTCCCTGTTTGATCGACAGCGAGGAGTGTGAGGAGGCCTACAGTGAGTTACTGTCTGTGTACGAGGGCAGGAGACAGCAGGTCATACCACACTGGAGACACATAGCAGGTggctaaatcacacacacacacacacacaaatgcacgtcacacacacacattgcctcAACTACTCTTTATGgaaaagacacaaacacactcgcagtttgcacacacacacacacacacacacaaatgcacgtcacacacacacacgcctcaacTACTCTTTATGgaaaagacacaaacacacttgcagtttgcacacacacacacacacacacacacacacacacacacacacacacacacacacacacacacacacacacacacacacacacacacacacacacacacacacacactcatagcaGTTAATTCCTCTTCCCAGGCCCGGTCATGGAGAGTCAGCAGCCCAACAGTCCCAGGCCGTCCCTTAGGAGTCTAAGAACTGAGGAGTTGTCAACCTCCTTCTCAACACCAGGGGGTGCTGTtgagacagaaacacacatccAGACCAGGTTCCATCTCTATTATACAGCCAGGTCTGTCTGTGGCAGATCAAATAGCATCTTCTGACTATAATAGAAAAACTGTTTCGTCCACAACATGTGGACATCTCCCTTTGGCTTCATGCAATAACATTGACAAACATTTAAAACTGAAACAACATCAAAACATTGTCTGATAAAACACAACCTACTTTCACCACAGGGGGTCCGAGGTAGAGGGGTGCGAGGCGGACATTCGGGAGCGTATCGAGCGGTTGAAGCAGGACAGGGCAGCAGTGTGTGTCCCTAAGCCAGGGCCTGGGGGAGAGGGGAATCTCAGCCCAGATACAGGCACCCTGGCTGGGCTTAGAGGGACCCATGGAGGACAAGGGGGCCAGGACACCTCCAACCCCCAGAGCACCAAGAGAGAGAAGGCTGTTCTGCTCTATGACCTGGTCACTGTCAGGGTGGGTGATATATATTGTacaata
Proteins encoded:
- the ushbp1 gene encoding colorectal mutant cancer protein isoform X5 → MSVLEGSINTRRAWAASHTACGKDGQMEHLTAARDSWVQVTQVLEEMEREFGISYPSGLPPEERQQYQKDILALHQRNCDLRSSLQSRQEELEGAKVTVGDIEVERNSLHERLLGLHKAWRSGSLSPPYSSSGSSSGVVLSPGWASPGSPGSPSFLGSPPFPGSPLFLRRPIAMGIFPALSTGGDISSSASPSPSPWPGSVPQGSPCRSPSPSVSLEGETDRLQRCIERLKARNERLTAALDKRKGESELISMTLSRHEADSTALQMALQYCEECEEAYSELLSVYEGRRQQVIPHWRHIAGPVMESQQPNSPRPSLRSLRTEELSTSFSTPGGAVETETHIQTRFHLYYTARGSEVEGCEADIRERIERLKQDRAAVCVPKPGPGGEGNLSPDTGTLAGLRGTHGGQGGQDTSNPQSTKREKAVLLYDLVTVREEMSELRGLIRLTEKERRCLDWSLMAQKAQDAAGALISESLAEEIEDRRTEQQRTSENEDKLSSDGDIPGPQNRAILRELQAVLQREQVLKRRVSVVRESLDLVLSDSASRRRGNDEQMARLAQAHSHLSLFCSKATGSYRNARRKYREKLWRLESQVSAMSDRHMTQIGALKATLEAMECRREETVL
- the ushbp1 gene encoding colorectal mutant cancer protein isoform X3; its protein translation is MEAMEEFKRGRSDTLDIQSEGEEMTPVTLVTTMTPDPEVNSEPSQAELAQCEAEVGTLLSIIAELNRKMGALQAPSDPDDLKPQEPVILPPAPASLSSPPPSLCNPEKHTGTASKAPVTNREGSGEVWSELQGVMSVLEGSINTRRAWAASHTACGKDGQMEHLTAARDSWVQVTQVLEEMEREFGISYPSGLPPEERQQYQKDILALHQRNCDLRSSLQSRQEELEGAKVTVGDIEVERNSLHERLLGLHKAWRSGSLSPPYSSSGSSSGVVLSPGWASPGSPGSPSFLGSPPFPGSPLFLRRPIAMGIFPALSTGGDISSSASPSPSPWPGSVPQGSPCRSPSPSVSLEGETDRLQRCIERLKARNERLTAALDKRKGESELISMTLSRHEADSTALQMALQYCEECEEAYSELLSVYEGRRQQVIPHWRHIAGPVMESQQPNSPRPSLRSLRTEELSTSFSTPGGAVETETHIQTRGSEVEGCEADIRERIERLKQDRAAVCVPKPGPGGEGNLSPDTGTLAGLRGTHGGQGGQDTSNPQSTKREKAVLLYDLVTVREEMSELRGLIRLTEKERRCLDWSLMAQKAQDAAGALISESLAEEIEDRRTEQQRTSENEDKLSSDGDIPGPQNRAILRELQAVLQREQVLKRRVSVVRESLDLVLSDSASRRRGNDEQMARLAQAHSHLSLFCSKATGSYRNARRKYREKLWRLESQVSAMSDRHMTQIGALKATLEAMECRREETVL
- the ushbp1 gene encoding colorectal mutant cancer protein isoform X4; protein product: MEAMEEFKRGRSDTLDIQSEGEEMTPVTLVTTMTPDPEVNSEPSQAELAQCEAEVGTLLSIIAELNRKMGALQAPSDPDDLKPQEPVILPPAPASLSSPPPSLCNPEKHTGTASKAPVTNREGSGEVWSELQGVMSVLEGSINTRRAWAASHTACGKDGQMEHLTAARDSWVQVTQVLEEMEREFGISYPSGLPPEERQQYQKDILALHQRNCDLRSSLQSRQEELEGAKVTVGDIEVERNSLHERLLGLHKAWRSGSLSPPYSSSGSSSGVVLSPGWASPGSPGSPSFLGSPPFPGSPLFLRRPIAMGIFPALSTGGDISSSASPSPSPWPGSVPQGSPCRSPSPSVSLEGETDRLQRCIERLKARNERLTAALDKRKGESELISMTLSRHEADSTALQMALQYCEECEEAYSELLSVYEGRRQQVIPHWRHIAGPVMESQQPNSPRPSLRSLRTEELSTSFSTPGGAVETETHIQTRGSEVEGCEADIRERIERLKQDRAAVCVPKPGPGGEGNLSPDTGTLAGLRGTHGGQGGQDTSNPQSTKREKAVLLYDLVTVREEMSELRGLIRLTEKERRCLDWSLMAQKAQDAAGALISESLAEEIEDRRTEQQRTSENEDKLSSDGDIPGPQNRAILRELQAVLQREQVLKRRVSVVRESLDLVLSDSASRRRGNDEQMARLAQAHSKATGSYRNARRKYREKLWRLESQVSAMSDRHMTQIGALKATLEAMECRREETVL
- the ushbp1 gene encoding colorectal mutant cancer protein isoform X1, coding for MEAMEEFKRGRSDTLDIQSEGEEMTPVTLVTTMTPDPEVNSEPSQAELAQCEAEVGTLLSIIAELNRKMGALQAPSDPDDLKPQEPVILPPAPASLSSPPPSLCNPEKHTGTASKAPVTNREGSGEVWSELQGVMSVLEGSINTRRAWAASHTACGKDGQMEHLTAARDSWVQVTQVLEEMEREFGISYPSGLPPEERQQYQKDILALHQRNCDLRSSLQSRQEELEGAKVTVGDIEVERNSLHERLLGLHKAWRSGSLSPPYSSSGSSSGVVLSPGWASPGSPGSPSFLGSPPFPGSPLFLRRPIAMGIFPALSTGGDISSSASPSPSPWPGSVPQGSPCRSPSPSVSLEGETDRLQRCIERLKARNERLTAALDKRKGESELISMTLSRHEADSTALQMALQYCEECEEAYSELLSVYEGRRQQVIPHWRHIAGPVMESQQPNSPRPSLRSLRTEELSTSFSTPGGAVETETHIQTRFHLYYTARGSEVEGCEADIRERIERLKQDRAAVCVPKPGPGGEGNLSPDTGTLAGLRGTHGGQGGQDTSNPQSTKREKAVLLYDLVTVREEMSELRGLIRLTEKERRCLDWSLMAQKAQDAAGALISESLAEEIEDRRTEQQRTSENEDKLSSDGDIPGPQNRAILRELQAVLQREQVLKRRVSVVRESLDLVLSDSASRRRGNDEQMARLAQAHSHLSLFCSKATGSYRNARRKYREKLWRLESQVSAMSDRHMTQIGALKATLEAMECRREETVL
- the ushbp1 gene encoding colorectal mutant cancer protein isoform X2 — its product is MEAMEEFKRGRSDTLDIQSEGEEMTPVTLVTTMTPDPEVNSEPSQAELAQCEAEVGTLLSIIAELNRKMGALQAPSDPDDLKPQEPVILPPAPASLSSPPPSLCNPEKHTGTASKAPVTNREGSGEVWSELQGVMSVLEGSINTRRAWAASHTACGKDGQMEHLTAARDSWVQVTQVLEEMEREFGISYPSGLPPEERQQYQKDILALHQRNCDLRSSLQSRQEELEGAKVTVGDIEVERNSLHERLLGLHKAWRSGSLSPPYSSSGSSSGVVLSPGWASPGSPGSPSFLGSPPFPGSPLFLRRPIAMGIFPALSTGGDISSSASPSPSPWPGSVPQGSPCRSPSPSVSLEGETDRLQRCIERLKARNERLTAALDKRKGESELISMTLSRHEADSTALQMALQYCEECEEAYSELLSVYEGRRQQVIPHWRHIAGPVMESQQPNSPRPSLRSLRTEELSTSFSTPGGAVETETHIQTRFHLYYTARGSEVEGCEADIRERIERLKQDRAAVCVPKPGPGGEGNLSPDTGTLAGLRGTHGGQGGQDTSNPQSTKREKAVLLYDLVTVREEMSELRGLIRLTEKERRCLDWSLMAQKAQDAAGALISESLAEEIEDRRTEQQRTSENEDKLSSDGDIPGPQNRAILRELQAVLQREQVLKRRVSVVRESLDLVLSDSASRRRGNDEQMARLAQAHSKATGSYRNARRKYREKLWRLESQVSAMSDRHMTQIGALKATLEAMECRREETVL